The Chloroflexus aggregans DSM 9485 genome segment ACCAGTTGATTACACCCCCAACCGGTACTTCAACAGAGCAAGGATCGCATAAAACCCTTGAATTGGCTTCATCTTCTTGCCCTCTTCGTAAGTGCGACCCAAATAGCTCACCGGCACTTCATAGATCCGATAGCCACGGCGCAACAACTTGGCGGCAATTTCCGGCTCAATGCGAAAATCGTTGCTCTCAAGCCGTAAATCCCGTAAAATGTCGGTGCGCACTACCTTATAGCAGGTCTCCATATCAGAAGTCCAGCAATTAAAAAGAAAATTGGTTAGAAAGGTGAGAAACTTATTGCCAAGTGCATTCCAAAAATACATTCCGGTATGGCGGCCAAGAAATCGGCTGCCGACCACGACATCAACCCGACGGTTCGCGATCGGTTTCACCAACTCATAGTAGTCTTGCGGGTCATATTCCAGATCGGCATCTTGGATGATCGTGATCTCACCGCGGGCATGGGCCAAGCCACTGCGCACCGCCGCCCCTTTGCCACGGTTTTGCGGATGGCGAATGATAGTGAGGTGCGGTCGGGTACGTGCCAGTTCGGCGAGTATCGCCGGCGTTTCATCGGTGGAATGGTCATCCACAATGATGATCTCTTTGTCGAGATCAACAGCTTCAACTTGAGCCAGAATGGTTGGCAGCGTTGCGGCTTCGTTGTAGCAAGGGATGATTATCGAGATAAGCGGTCGGTTCATAGGACAGTTCCGACGCAGAGCAAACAGCCAATACTTACCCTTGGAGACAAGTCTGAACATCGGTTAATCAACGGATAAAAAATAGAACGGAAAAGCCCCTATGGGGGCTTTTGGTAGCCACACGAGGGGACGGATCACAACGTGCTTGAACGCTCAATCACCGGTCGGTTTCGGTTGGAGTACGGTTCCACGACGAGCCGTTATC includes the following:
- a CDS encoding glycosyltransferase family 2 protein — protein: MNRPLISIIIPCYNEAATLPTILAQVEAVDLDKEIIIVDDHSTDETPAILAELARTRPHLTIIRHPQNRGKGAAVRSGLAHARGEITIIQDADLEYDPQDYYELVKPIANRRVDVVVGSRFLGRHTGMYFWNALGNKFLTFLTNFLFNCWTSDMETCYKVVRTDILRDLRLESNDFRIEPEIAAKLLRRGYRIYEVPVSYLGRTYEEGKKMKPIQGFYAILALLKYRLGV